A section of the Myxococcales bacterium genome encodes:
- the recD gene encoding exodeoxyribonuclease V subunit alpha — protein MIPTLKALQDAMLISSTDRHFAQEIGRVGGEDRPLVLAAIALASQETSLGHTCLAVDRLAEPDTWGGLSNQVEISEAPTWREVLASSPLVEVSRQDSPAGEEEFNDVRPMILDAAGRLYLRRYWIFEQQLADQLRQRASLRVSGIDEDKLAEDLDRFFDSSKSLGPEAAKSDRQRLAAELAVRRRFSVISGGPGTGKTATAGKILALIVEQAFAQAAGGEVSFPRIALVAPTGKAAATLAKSINSAVSNLPCPPEIKAAIPTAAHTIHRCLGVRAGALPGFRHHAGNPLPIDLLLVDEASMVDLALMTRLLSAVPIDARVILLGDEHQLASVETGAVLGDICAAAHSDGSWASASKNDIGNCIARLTHSYRYKPESGIGALARAINQGDATAALEILDSSDNSDVSRFDLDVRGPAVAQLQRDVIQGFEKYLTQKDPERMLADFSNFRVLSPLRRGPGGVEELNRSIESILRREKLIGRNAERYPGRPILINTNDYAQRLFNGDVGIVLPGEDGVERVVFSGETGITRQFAYSRLPEHETAFAMTVHKSQGSEFSEVAIVLTDFAAQHATRELLYTAVTRASSKVSLYASRDAIAQTIGRKVERASGLGDALRFSTGAGSSVRV, from the coding sequence GTGATACCGACCTTGAAAGCCTTGCAGGACGCGATGTTGATCTCGTCGACGGACCGGCACTTCGCACAAGAGATCGGTCGCGTGGGGGGTGAAGATCGGCCCCTGGTACTCGCGGCCATCGCATTGGCGAGTCAAGAAACTTCACTTGGACACACGTGCCTGGCCGTGGACCGTCTCGCGGAACCCGACACCTGGGGAGGGCTATCGAACCAGGTCGAGATTTCCGAAGCCCCGACTTGGCGAGAAGTGCTGGCTTCGAGTCCGCTAGTCGAGGTGTCGCGTCAAGACTCACCGGCCGGGGAGGAAGAGTTCAATGATGTCCGGCCGATGATTCTCGACGCGGCGGGGCGACTCTATCTGCGCCGATACTGGATCTTTGAGCAACAGTTGGCCGACCAACTGCGACAGCGAGCGTCGTTGCGAGTTTCCGGAATCGACGAAGACAAACTTGCAGAGGACCTGGATCGGTTCTTTGATTCTTCAAAATCGCTCGGTCCCGAAGCCGCGAAATCCGACCGCCAGCGGCTCGCCGCGGAACTCGCGGTAAGGCGCAGATTCAGCGTCATTTCCGGAGGTCCGGGAACTGGGAAGACCGCAACCGCGGGAAAGATCCTGGCTCTCATCGTCGAGCAGGCCTTCGCCCAGGCCGCAGGGGGCGAAGTCTCGTTTCCGCGAATCGCATTGGTGGCACCGACGGGCAAAGCGGCCGCGACGTTGGCGAAGTCGATCAATTCGGCGGTGAGCAATCTTCCGTGTCCGCCCGAGATCAAAGCAGCGATCCCCACGGCCGCCCATACCATCCATCGCTGCCTGGGCGTTCGCGCCGGAGCGCTTCCCGGCTTTCGCCACCACGCGGGCAACCCGCTGCCGATCGATTTGCTGTTGGTCGACGAGGCATCGATGGTTGACCTGGCCTTGATGACCCGCCTCTTGTCGGCGGTGCCGATTGACGCGCGTGTGATTCTACTGGGAGACGAACACCAACTGGCCTCGGTCGAAACCGGCGCTGTGTTGGGCGACATCTGCGCGGCCGCCCATTCCGACGGGTCGTGGGCATCCGCTTCGAAAAACGATATCGGGAACTGCATCGCTCGCTTGACCCACAGTTACCGATACAAACCCGAGAGCGGAATCGGCGCGCTGGCTCGTGCGATCAATCAGGGTGATGCGACTGCGGCACTCGAGATCCTCGATTCGTCGGACAATTCCGATGTGTCGCGCTTCGATCTCGACGTGCGGGGTCCGGCAGTGGCCCAGCTGCAGCGCGATGTGATCCAGGGCTTCGAAAAGTATCTCACGCAGAAGGATCCCGAGCGTATGCTCGCCGATTTTTCGAACTTTCGCGTGTTGTCCCCCCTGCGCAGAGGTCCAGGAGGAGTTGAAGAACTCAATCGTTCCATTGAATCGATACTGCGTCGTGAAAAGCTGATCGGTCGAAACGCAGAGCGCTATCCCGGGCGTCCTATCTTGATCAACACCAACGACTATGCACAGCGGTTGTTCAATGGGGACGTGGGCATCGTTCTTCCCGGGGAAGATGGCGTCGAGCGGGTCGTATTTTCCGGCGAGACGGGAATCACTCGGCAGTTCGCCTATTCACGTCTGCCGGAACACGAAACCGCATTTGCGATGACGGTGCACAAGAGTCAGGGCTCCGAGTTTTCCGAGGTCGCCATCGTCTTGACAGATTTTGCGGCCCAGCACGCAACGAGGGAATTGCTCTATACGGCCGTGACCCGCGCCAGCAGCAAAGTTTCGCTTTACGCGAGTCGCGACGCCATTGCACAGACGATCGGTCGCAAGGTAGAGCGTGCCTCGGGCCTGGGAGATGCTCTTCGCTTCTCTACCGGGGCCGGGAGTTCAGTCCGTGTCTGA